A region of the Chryseobacterium gotjawalense genome:
ACGACGAAAGCCGGACAGAAATGTACCGCAATCCGGAGAATTATAGTGCCCGAAGATTTGGTTGCCGACGTTCAGCACGCTTTGTCGAAAGCTTTGGATCAAACCAAAATTGGAAATCCTTTAAGCCGCGAAACCAGAATGGGTTCCATCGTTGGTAAAAAAGAAATGGCGGTTCTTCAGGATAAAATTGAATTGTTGAAAGTTGAAACCGAATTAATTTATGACGGGAAACAGGAATTAGTTAATGCAGATTACGAAAAAGGTGCCTTTATGACTCCAAAAGTTTTTTACAACGATAAACCTTTTGAAAAAAACAGTTCTCATGAAGTGGAAGCTTTCGGTCCGGTTTCCACAATTATGCCATACAAAGATGCGGAAGAAGCTGCTGCTTTGGCAAAACGCGGAAAAGGAAGTTTGGTAGGTTCCATTATTTCCTGCGATGAAAAATTCGTCGCAGAAACCTCCTGGAAAATGGCCTCATCTCATGGAAGAATTTTTGTTTTGAACCGAGATAATGCCAAAGAATCGACCGGTCACGGCTCGCCTTTGCCAACATTAATGCATGGCGGTCCGGGAAGAGCGGGCGGAGGCGAGGAAATGGGCGGTTTAAACGGACTTCATTTCTTTCTTCAGAAAACAGCCATTCAGGGTTCGCCAGATATTCTGACAGCAATTACGAAAATTTACCAGCAAGGTGCAACGCAGCATTTTTCAGATAAGCATCCTTTCAGAAAATATTTCGAGGAAGTTGAAATCGGTGATTCTTTAGAAACTGCGGGAAGAACGGTTACTGAAGCTGATATCGTAAACTTTTCCAATGTTTCCTGGGATCATTTTTATGCGCACACAGACGTAACTTCTTTGAACGGAACCATTTTCGACAAAACGGTGGCGCACGGATATTTTATCCTTTCCGCCGCAGCAGGATTATTTGTTTCCGGTAAAAAAGGTCCGGTCATTGCAAATTACGGTTTAGAAAATGCCAGTTTCTTTAAACCTGTTTACGCCGGCGACACCATTACGGTTTATTTAACAGCGAAAGAAAAAATCAACAAAGGGGTGAAAGGAAGAAACATCCCCAGTGGTGTTGTAAAATGGTTGGTGGAAGTGGTGAATCAGCGCGATGAGATCGTTTGTGTTGCTACCATTCTTACTTTGGTGGCGAAGAAATCACAGTTTTTAGATCTCAATTTAAAAAATATTCAAAAACATTTAAATGGTTTAACGGTGAATTCTCTGCCAAAGTGGGGAATCATGACGCCTCAGAATATGTTGGAACATTTAGAAGATTTCCTGAAAATGTCCGTTGGCGAAGAGCGTATAGAATGCCGCACAAAAGACGAAGAACAACTTGAAAAGCTTCGCGACTGGCTGTACAAGGAAAAAGCAATTACCAGAGATTTAAAGTTTGAAGGATTACCGGAAAACGAAAACGCATCACTACGCTACAAAAATCTTGAGGAAGCTAAAGAAAAATTTATTGAAAGTCTTAAAAAATATCTCATTTATTACCGCGAAAATCCTTTGGCAGAGCATACCCATCCGCTGTTCTGCAATATTGGTAAAGAAATGTGGGAACTGTTTCACCGCAAACATTTCACGCACCATTTTGAGCAGTTTGGATTAACGGACTAATTTTATAATAAATTGAAAACAATCCTTTCCCTGTTTCTGATCATCTTTTTGACTTCGCAGTTTTCTGCGCAGAAGGTTTTCTCCGTGGATTATCAAAGTCAGGCAGATGTAAAGGTTTTTGTAGTGAAATATGAAAGTCAGGCAGATTTAAACGTCTATAAAGTCGATTACCAAAGTCAAGCCGATGGAAACGATGGCAAATGGTTTTTTGTAAAATATTCCGGCCAGGCCGATAAAAAGATTTTTTTCGTAGACTATGAAAGTCAGGCAGATTTAAAAATTTTCTTTGTCAAATACCAGAGTCAGGCAGGTTGGAAGAAAAAGGAAAAGAAGCAGTTGATGTATTAATTAATTGAAAACTTTTGCGATTATTGTGTTAAACTTTTAATGAATGTCGAAGTGATAAAAAACATTGGAGAGCAAGTAGTAGCGTTCAACAAGCAGTTGCATTATTCAGGCAATCTTCCTGAAGGTTTCCACGTGCTCAATCCGTTCTTCGATAATCCCGAAACGTTAACGGTAATGACCGAATTTTATCGAAAATTTTATAATGATAATCAGCAGAGAAAATTCATCATTGGAATTAATCCCAGCCGCCACGGAGCAGGAGTTACAGGTGTTCCGTTTACCGATACCAAAAGACTGGAAACGGTTTGCGGAATCGAAATGAAATCTGCGCATACTCATGAAATTTCATCAGTTTTTTTATATGATGTCATTGAGCAATTTGGTGGACCAGAAAGGTTTTATAAAGAATTTTATATCAATTCTCCTTTCCCTTTAGCTATTGTCAGAAATACGATTAGAGGTAATTTAAATGCTAATTACTATGACGACAAAAAACTCTTCGAAGCCGTAAAACCTTTTATGATTAAAAGTTTAAAAGATCATATCAGTCTAGGTTTAGATACTTCGGAGGTCTTTGTTTTAGGAAAAAAGAACGCCACTTTTATTGAAAAAATCAACAGTCAGGAAAAGTTTTTCGATCAACTGACCGTGTTAGAACATCCCAGATATATCCAGCAATATAAAAGCAAAGAAAAACAATTATACATCGACAAATATTTAATCGCATTAAATAAAGCATAATGAATAACGGATTTGTAACCCAGGAAATCAAAAATAACATCGCCGAAATCACTTTTGGAACGCCGAAAAGCAATTCTTTACCAGGTGAGATTTTAGAGAAGCTCGCCCAAACTATTTTAGATGAAGGAGCAAAAGAAGAAGTAAAAGCAATCTTTTTAAAATCTGAAGGAGGAAAAGCTTTCTGTGCAGGAGCAAGTTTCGATGAGTTGCTTGAAATTGAAGATTTAGAAAAATCAAAAAAATTCTTCGGAGGTTTCGCTAAAGTTTTAAATGCGATGCGATCTTGCGGTAAATTAGTAATCGTACGCGTTCAGGGAAAAACAACCGGTGGCGGTGTAGGAATTGCGTGTGCGGCAGATTACTGTTTTGCGACGAAAGATGCTGCAATGGCTTTAACAGAATTGAATTTAGGAATCGGACCTTTTGTAATCGGACCTTATGTAGAAAGAAAAATCGGAAAGTCAGCTTATTCAGCGATGTCGATAGATGCGGATTTCCGTAGTGCAGAATGGTGCGAAAAACACGATGTCTATCATTCAGTTTCTGCGACTATTGCAGAGATGGACGCTCAGCTTCAGCTTTTTTTGGAGAAACTTTCTCACAGAAGTTCAGATGCTTTGGCTTTAATTAAAAAGGTTTCATGGGAAGGGACGGAACATTTCGAGGAGTTGATGCCCGAAAGAATTCACATGAGCGCGAGTTTAATTCTGGAAGATTCTGCCAAAAAAAATATTGAAATGATTAAGGAAAGATTGAGAGCAAAATAGTTTTTATTAATGATGAAAACTTCAAAAACCGTCCTCATCCTCGGCGGAAACTCAGATGTCGCGAAGCAGTGTGTTTTACAATACGCCCAAAAAGGATTTGAGGTTATGGCAGCGTCAAGAGATTTAGTTTCCCTGAAGAATTTTGTTATTGAACATCAGCTGGAAAATCAGGTTAAGCTTATTTATTTTGATGCGGTTGATTTTTCTTCACATCAGAAATTTTATGAGGAATTACCTGTAAAACCTCATATCGTGATTTATGCTGCGGGATTTTTAAGTCAGAATAAGTATGCGCGCGGGAATTTTAATGATGCATTTCAGATGATGAAAGTGAATTACGCCGGCGCCGTTTCAGTTTTAAACATTATTGTAAATGATTTTTCCAATACAAATCTCGAGCGAATCATCGGTTTGTCATCACTTTCGGGAGTTCGGGGCAGAAAAAGCAATTTCATTTACGGAAGTACGAAAGCGGCTTTCAACACTTATCTTTCCGGATTGCGGCAGGAACTGCATTCAAGAAATATTGTTGTAAATGTTTTAGTAAGCGGCTATATCCGAACCAAAATAAATGAGGGTTTAAACTTGAACGAATCATTAATCATGGAGCCTGATTATGTTGCAAAACATATCGTCAACGCTGGAAATTCATTCAGCATTGTCCCCAACTGGAAATGGAAAATTATTTATTGGATTCTGAAATTATCGCCGGAAATTTTGGTAGCGAAACTGCCGTGAAAAATGCAGTATAATTTTACCATTCAATATCAAGTTTTGCTATTCCTTTCGCGGTATGAAAAGTTCAACTTCATTTTGTATTAAAATATGCATATCTATAAACCACGTTTTTGTTTTTCCTGCCATTTATAAAAGGCAACAGCAATATTGATTTCAAAATATGAATATTCTTCACCCAATTCGTCCTTTATGGCTTTTAAAGAGGTTAGAGTTTGAGACTTTGCGAGCGCGATAACAGGATCTATTTTGTTACTGTCCATTAGTTCGCTTGGTTTGATGGTTCCTACCTCCACGAAATTGGCCAGATGACCTTGGATGGTAGTTATGGACAGATTCCGGATTTTTGCAATTTCTTCTATGCTGTTGCCGGCTCTGTACATTTGGAAAGTTGTGGTATAGGTTCCCGCTTCGTATTTATTTGCTTTTTTTGGTGCGCTTTGTTTTTTCGGAGTTTTCTCGGTTATTTTACTGCTCAGATTATTTCTGGTACAGAAATCTGATATAAGATCTAAAAATATTCCCCCGTATTTTTCTATTTTAAAAGCTCCAAAACCACTTATCTGGTTCAGTTCTTCTTTGGTATTGGGGAGATAAGTTGCTAATTCCAGCAAAGTGACATCAGAAAAAATAACATAAGGTGGTACATTTTCTTTCTCGGCTTGCTGTCTTCTTAAAACTCTCAATTCATCAAATAATTCCGGATGTTCTGCGATTTCATTTTTCGGATACGAGGTTTCTATTTCCGCTACAGTCACTGCTTTGGCTAATTCTTTTACTTTTTGAAGGTTAACTTTTTTCTTGTTAAATAAAACTTCTTTGCTTTTTTCCGTCAATTTTAATACAGAGAATTCTTCATTTGATTCATGCAGGAAATCATTAATTACTAATTGCTTTATTAAATTATGCCAATACGTTCTATCAGCGTTATTTCCAATTCCATAAGTTGGTAAACTGCGCATATAATCCGTGATTTTCGCTCCTTTTGATTCCCGGAGAAAATCGATAATCAAATTTTTCCCGTAGCGTTCTTTCAAACGGAAAACAGCACTCAATAATTTCTGAGCATCAATAGTGGCGTCCCAATTTTCAAAATCACTGAGACAATAATCACAGGAATTGCAATTTCCGGGATGCGGTTCTCCAAAATATTCCATGAGATATTGTCGGCGGCATTTTTGCATTTCAGCAAAGTCGGTCATTTGTTGCAGTTTTCGAAGCATTAATGTGGACTGTTCCTCATTTCCTTCAATCACTGCAAATTTTTTCAGCTTCATCACATCGGCATTGGAGTAAAATAAAATGGCTTCACTAGGCAAACTATCTCTTCCGGCTCTACCGGTTTCCTGATAATAACTTTCGATGTTTTTTGGAAGGTCGGCGTGAATCACAAAACGCACATTGCTTTTGTCGATTCCCATTCCAAATGCAATGGTAGCAACCATGACCCTTATTTTGTCTTTGATGAAATCATCCTGAATCTGCGCGCGTTCTAGTGAAGAAATTCCGGCATGATAAAATGCTGCATTGATGCCGTTTTCTTTAAGGTTATTTGCCATATCTTCCGTTCCTCGCCGGGATAGACAGTAGATAATTCCTGAATCATTCGGATGATCATTCAGGTATTGAATTATGTGACTTAAAACGGATTGTTTTGGCTGAACAAAATATTTAATATTGGGTCTGTCAAAAGATGAAATTAAAACAGTCGGTTGTTGAAGATTGAGCTGTTTAATGATGTCCTGCCTCGTAATTTCATCAGCACTTGCAGTGAGTGCGATGATTGGGATTTGTGGAAATTGTCTTTTTAAGCCATTCAAGAATAAATAATCCGGCCGGAAATCGTGTCCCCAGTGCGATACACAATGCGCTTCATCAACTGCAAATAAGGAAATATTGATGCCTTTTATTAAGTTTAAAAAAGAACCGTTGTCTGCACTCAGTTTTTCGGGCGC
Encoded here:
- a CDS encoding SMUG2 DNA glycosylase family protein encodes the protein MNVEVIKNIGEQVVAFNKQLHYSGNLPEGFHVLNPFFDNPETLTVMTEFYRKFYNDNQQRKFIIGINPSRHGAGVTGVPFTDTKRLETVCGIEMKSAHTHEISSVFLYDVIEQFGGPERFYKEFYINSPFPLAIVRNTIRGNLNANYYDDKKLFEAVKPFMIKSLKDHISLGLDTSEVFVLGKKNATFIEKINSQEKFFDQLTVLEHPRYIQQYKSKEKQLYIDKYLIALNKA
- a CDS encoding SDR family NAD(P)-dependent oxidoreductase, encoding MMKTSKTVLILGGNSDVAKQCVLQYAQKGFEVMAASRDLVSLKNFVIEHQLENQVKLIYFDAVDFSSHQKFYEELPVKPHIVIYAAGFLSQNKYARGNFNDAFQMMKVNYAGAVSVLNIIVNDFSNTNLERIIGLSSLSGVRGRKSNFIYGSTKAAFNTYLSGLRQELHSRNIVVNVLVSGYIRTKINEGLNLNESLIMEPDYVAKHIVNAGNSFSIVPNWKWKIIYWILKLSPEILVAKLP
- the paaZ gene encoding phenylacetic acid degradation bifunctional protein PaaZ, coding for MMKLKNYINGQWIEGSGNEIPLYNAVNGELVAISDTGGINFEQALDYGRTVGYKNLSSMTFYDRGEMLKKVALYLLERKKKYYDLSYKTGATHADSWVDIEGGFGTFFTYSGLAKRMLPNTPFWVDGDTQKLSANGTFIGTHILTPSEGVSVQINAYNFPVWGMLEKLSTSLLAGVPSIVKPATPGSYLTNAVFHDMIESGILPEGAIQLVCGEPGNILDYVQDGDSVLFTGSASTGKKLKSLPSVSNNAVRFNMEADSLNCSILGLDAKPGTPEFDLFIKEVRTEMTTKAGQKCTAIRRIIVPEDLVADVQHALSKALDQTKIGNPLSRETRMGSIVGKKEMAVLQDKIELLKVETELIYDGKQELVNADYEKGAFMTPKVFYNDKPFEKNSSHEVEAFGPVSTIMPYKDAEEAAALAKRGKGSLVGSIISCDEKFVAETSWKMASSHGRIFVLNRDNAKESTGHGSPLPTLMHGGPGRAGGGEEMGGLNGLHFFLQKTAIQGSPDILTAITKIYQQGATQHFSDKHPFRKYFEEVEIGDSLETAGRTVTEADIVNFSNVSWDHFYAHTDVTSLNGTIFDKTVAHGYFILSAAAGLFVSGKKGPVIANYGLENASFFKPVYAGDTITVYLTAKEKINKGVKGRNIPSGVVKWLVEVVNQRDEIVCVATILTLVAKKSQFLDLNLKNIQKHLNGLTVNSLPKWGIMTPQNMLEHLEDFLKMSVGEERIECRTKDEEQLEKLRDWLYKEKAITRDLKFEGLPENENASLRYKNLEEAKEKFIESLKKYLIYYRENPLAEHTHPLFCNIGKEMWELFHRKHFTHHFEQFGLTD
- the recQ gene encoding DNA helicase RecQ; its protein translation is MEISTQILQQYFGYDSFRPNQASAVKNVIAKKDTFVLMPTGGGKSLCYQVPALALDGTAIVVSPLIALMKDQVDALRANGVSAAYMNSSMNPLEQNETFHQLKEGKLKLLYVAPEKLSADNGSFLNLIKGINISLFAVDEAHCVSHWGHDFRPDYLFLNGLKRQFPQIPIIALTASADEITRQDIIKQLNLQQPTVLISSFDRPNIKYFVQPKQSVLSHIIQYLNDHPNDSGIIYCLSRRGTEDMANNLKENGINAAFYHAGISSLERAQIQDDFIKDKIRVMVATIAFGMGIDKSNVRFVIHADLPKNIESYYQETGRAGRDSLPSEAILFYSNADVMKLKKFAVIEGNEEQSTLMLRKLQQMTDFAEMQKCRRQYLMEYFGEPHPGNCNSCDYCLSDFENWDATIDAQKLLSAVFRLKERYGKNLIIDFLRESKGAKITDYMRSLPTYGIGNNADRTYWHNLIKQLVINDFLHESNEEFSVLKLTEKSKEVLFNKKKVNLQKVKELAKAVTVAEIETSYPKNEIAEHPELFDELRVLRRQQAEKENVPPYVIFSDVTLLELATYLPNTKEELNQISGFGAFKIEKYGGIFLDLISDFCTRNNLSSKITEKTPKKQSAPKKANKYEAGTYTTTFQMYRAGNSIEEIAKIRNLSITTIQGHLANFVEVGTIKPSELMDSNKIDPVIALAKSQTLTSLKAIKDELGEEYSYFEINIAVAFYKWQEKQKRGL
- a CDS encoding DUF6150 family protein — translated: MKTILSLFLIIFLTSQFSAQKVFSVDYQSQADVKVFVVKYESQADLNVYKVDYQSQADGNDGKWFFVKYSGQADKKIFFVDYESQADLKIFFVKYQSQAGWKKKEKKQLMY
- a CDS encoding enoyl-CoA hydratase/isomerase family protein translates to MNNGFVTQEIKNNIAEITFGTPKSNSLPGEILEKLAQTILDEGAKEEVKAIFLKSEGGKAFCAGASFDELLEIEDLEKSKKFFGGFAKVLNAMRSCGKLVIVRVQGKTTGGGVGIACAADYCFATKDAAMALTELNLGIGPFVIGPYVERKIGKSAYSAMSIDADFRSAEWCEKHDVYHSVSATIAEMDAQLQLFLEKLSHRSSDALALIKKVSWEGTEHFEELMPERIHMSASLILEDSAKKNIEMIKERLRAK